The Pempheris klunzingeri isolate RE-2024b chromosome 16, fPemKlu1.hap1, whole genome shotgun sequence genome includes the window AACTCAGCACTCACCTTGCTTGGCCTTGTAGCCCAGTCTACGGGCCTTGTCGGGTCTGGTGGGCCTAGGAGCGCGGTGGAGGTTGGACAGCTGACGGTACTGCCAGCATCGGACGCGGAGCAGGAAGCGCATCACATCGGACTGCTTCTTGCGCCATAGCTCCTGCATATACCTATATGCTCCCATGTTGACTTAtctgaagaaaagaaacatcagcCATCAGTTGATGAGTTGATTCACAGCTCAGCCTCACTACACAGGCCCATCACTGAGGCATGCAGCCAGCATCAGTTCAGAAAACAAGAACCTGTTATGGTGAGCAGCATTTACACAACACCAGGGTTCAGTCATGGGCCATCTAAAAGGCTACAAGTTCTTTCCAACCAAAACACTTTCACTACTTTCCAACTAGTGACTTGTTAAGTTAAACTAATTTAATCTGATGGCTGTAACTGTTAATAATGGGACATTCAGACAACTGAGACTTTTACATTCACAGCAGCGAGGCCATGCTAGGCAATCTTTAGCAGAAAGCCGTAAACTACcgtttacacacacatggacagcACGGTATGGCAACCAAAGTGTCTGCACATGTAACAGAGCACATTAGAACTCTACTGTTTGGTGCTTCACAGCTCCATGCTTCTCCAGCACCCACTGGACATACAGCTAGCATGCTAGTGTTAGCATTAGTAGCTCTTCACTCCCAACTTCACCGTTTTGCTGCCAAGCTTTAGTTGCCATGCCGGGCTTAAAGAAATTGAAACGCGAAAACTCTGGCAATAGTAAAGCACAAGTTAAGACCGCATGGTAAGAACACGTTAGTTCTACAGCGGCCAGCAGTGCCAATGGCTACCGGAACGACTGCATCTCAGCACTGTTAAAACAGCTCTAATCAGCGTTCCTAATAATCTTTCGTCAATAAATAATCACGGCGTATACATCGTTATTAGGTCGTTAAACAACGTCCTTAGTCTAACAGACAGATGAAAGCATAAACATCATGATTTTAATGGATTGCGTTTGGTACAAAAGCATAGAAATACTCGCTTACATGATGGCGTACCAGccggaaagagagagaaaaagtacCCGGCATGCCTTATGAAAACGACGGTGACGCAGTTCCTTTTCTGTGCTCATGGGAAATGCAGTCTTCGTGTGTTTTCGAACTTCTATGGTcttttgatgatgtttttgttCTATCCAACTTCAGATAATTTTCAGTTAAACGGTATTTCCATAACTTACCATAAAAACATAGTAGAGCCGAGACCTGACACACTTCTGAAGCTGAATGAGGCACCTGCAATAATCTAATCTCCTGCAAAATACTACCATTGACCACAAGCGTTCTCATTGTGTAAAAAAACTATCTATCAAATTTATGAAAAACCAGTAATAAAAAATTATGATGATGTTTTGGTGTTTGTGGACTCCATCAGTGGCGCATGCGCGTTGGCGACACAAGTCTTGTCAAAGTGCTAGCAGGGCAGGATGGGTGCTTTGGTCGCTATGCTACATTTAAAGACCGGATAAACAGCGACGTATCCACCTGATACAGGTAGGGGACGTCACGAATGCTCTGGTGATAAAAAGAGTGTCTCGCAGCTTGTTGTCGTCGGTGTGTTTAACGCTACGTGACGCAGCACGAGCCCCCCAACGCTAGCGCCGTTAGCCAGCTAGGCTAAATAACAAAACGGCGTCAGAGCGAGCCAACGCTGGGGGCAcgagctgagctgctgtgggCTGTTTTACGGGGGCCCCTGTGCATGTTGGTGGTATTACATGATGTCTGACGCGTCCGAGGTGAGACTTTAAACAGTGTCACGTTTTGTGTTCACACTTTGCAGGCTCGAAATGGGGAAAGGCTGTAAAGTCGTGGTGTGTGGCCAGGCGGCAGTTGGAAAAACTGCCATACTGGAACAGCTGCTGTACGGAAACCACACTGCAGGTAAGAACATCCAGCTACAGTGGGGTTCACTTACCTGGAGTCATATGgagtcagtgtctgtgtggctCTGGTTTAGATGACTGTGATCTGGTTGCCAAATGGTAAACGGTaaatagtctgtatttgtatagctcctttctagttatttcaactactcaaagcgctttacatcacatcctcattcacccattcacacatcattcatacaggaggaatgtcatttggaggagactattctttcatactcattcacactctgaagctgcttcaggagcaagttggggttcagtgtcttgcccaaggacacttcgacattGACATTGACCcatcgaacccccgaccttctgattgagggacgacccattCTACCACTAGCCACAGCCGTATCTGTGCAGgacctttctagttatttcaactcctcaaagtgcttttccatcacatcctcattcacacatcattcatccaggaagaatctaagctggaggagactgttcttccacacacattcacactctgaagctgcttcaggagcaggttggctgggttcagtgtcttacccagggacacttggacatgctgacttagaggagccggggTCCGCCCCAACACCCATTTCCTCTTAGCCTCTCTGCATATTTCTGACGGTGTCCCTCTTCTACCCAGCGTTGTTGCCTGTGTTCCCCCAGGCTCCGAGTCCAGTGAGACCCAGGAGGATGTGTACGTGGCCTCGGTGGAAACCGACCGCGGTGTGAGGGAACAGCTGAGGCTTTATGACACCAAAGGCCTCCACGACGGACAGGACCTCCCCAAACACTACTACTCAGTGGCAGACGGCTTCGTGCTCGTCTACAGCGTCGACAGCTTGGAGTCTTTCAAGAAGGTGGACGTTCTGAAGAAGGAAATAGACAAGTCCAGAGATAAAAAAGAGGTGTGGCTGGTTCAAAGTTTGCTTTAACCGCCAGTCATAACATgagctgttctctctctctgtcctaaAATGTATTGAATCATCCTGGAggggtttgttttgcagcaaTGACTACCGCTCGCTGTACATTAGCACGCTTATTACATGACTACGTACCAGTGAAGTCAACTATTTGACAAAATACTGActcaaaaacaattttattgatttaaaaatgattttattgctccAGCATCCATAGTTGAACATCGCAACAATGTGCTATTCAGAAATAGAGGAATGCCgcaactgaccaatcagaacgTGCTCACTAAAGCCGAGtaataattagaaataaagcagaataaTGGAAACCAGTCAAACTAGTTTGTAGAGG containing:
- the nkiras1 gene encoding NF-kappa-B inhibitor-interacting Ras-like protein 1, producing MGKGCKVVVCGQAAVGKTAILEQLLYGNHTAGSESSETQEDVYVASVETDRGVREQLRLYDTKGLHDGQDLPKHYYSVADGFVLVYSVDSLESFKKVDVLKKEIDKSRDKKEVTVIVLGNKTDLRERRQVDQEVAQQWARGEKVKLWEVSVTERNSLIEPFTQLTSRLTQPQSKSAFPLPGRKSKGTPSNDI